Genomic window (Magnolia sinica isolate HGM2019 chromosome 10, MsV1, whole genome shotgun sequence):
TGGTCTTCCATGAATACATGACAGATGAGTGTTCTTATGTATATCATATAGTTACCAGCATCAACCTGTACCCTCAGAACTTTTTTAGATATCTTATCTGAAACGATTTCAGGAAACAGGATGGGTGCCTCGGCATCTTATTGCCCAGGAtgaatatatatatgaaaatattGTAGGTGTTGTTCCACTTTATCTTAAAAGGTTTAGATAGACAGACAAATATCCAGATTTATCTTTCTCATGctcgttgatttttattttttatttttaatatatatttcttCCTTCTAATTTCAGAAAACATTGATGTATTAGACAGTATCTATGTGACTTCTGCTAATGGAAATGAGAATTTTTCATATAACGGAAACAAAGTTTCAGCAAATGGGTATGCAAATCTATTTACAATTGGGGAATTTTTTAACTGGGTTTTGCATCATTTGATGTTTTGGAAAAGCCTGCAGTTGTTCCTTGCCTGATATGGTGTTTCTGCAGGAGGAGCAATCATACAGTCACAACCTCTTAATGTTTTGGAAAAGACTAAGCGCATTCTTTTGATTACACAACTGGCTCAAAGTATTTTTTAGAATGGTGCGATCATGCCTATACAAAAAGAAACTTGAGATTGTGTGTGCATGGTGTGGGTTTACACTCTTATATAGTTGAGGCTGCCATCATAAATAATATTAAGATGCATCTCTGTTTAATTAATTTCAGTCCATTCATAGCCCTTGATTACATACAGATCTTTCCTTCAAAGAAGGAAATAAGGAATGGCCTAGAGAAGCCCTCTTATGGAATTACCGTGATCTTTCCTTCAAAATATTTTGCTGTAGGTGATGTGGTTCTGTTTAATTTGGGAGACAAGCTTCTTGAATGGAATTACCGTGAGCTTacattttttgttttcatttcaaatTTCAGGCAAAAGCTCTTGCGGAGAAAAATATGCGTGACATTCTTGTTCAAAGGGAGCAAGCAGAGAGAAATGTAAATTATCTGTTCACAGTCCAGAAACTCAAGGATTTTCAGACAGCTGCTCTCTAGGCCAGGAATGGCTACGACTCATTCCATATTACTGCTAAGTAGGGCCATCTTGGTAagcatttgatttgatttgatttatttatttatttatttatttttaatattcgtCTTTTCTACTTCTACATGGACGGATAGTTTACATTGGCATGCTTGGGATTTTTTGGCCAAGTCATTCCAGTTGGCATTTAACATAATCGAAATTGATTGTAAATGTTTAATCAGTTATGGGAAAATTGTTAGTTCCAGGCTTCACCGCAATGCTTTCCTTTTGCTTTAGGCAGTTTGCTTTTTTCTCTTAAGGATAGTTTCTGATCAGCAGTCTGTTTGACATTGATTTTATTTGTTAAGCCCAATGTTTCTAATTAGAGGCAGCATGGTATTTGGGCAGCACTCTATGTGAACAATCTAATAACTTGTTTATTGAAGCATTCATGGCTAGGAACATATGATGCTTCTTCAGTCCTGCATTTGGTGTATCACTGAGATTACTGCAGTGGTTTTCTGTTCCAAATGAAGCCACTACCCGAgaagtaaagattttattttttttttctactacaAATGTTCTTATATTTTGTAACTTGGTTTTCCCGAACCAGAACGAATGCACTACTCCACCAGGATACAAGAGCATGGAAAACAGTGACAAGCCTCTTTTTTTTAAGGAGTTGAAGAAGTTATGCGACAACAAGAGCGGTAATCTTTTATGGGGAAAAGGGACGGTTCTCTTTATCCAATACCTTAATGATCGATCAATGTTGCATTCCTAATTAAGGGTTTTGaatttcgaatccctaattagggattcagttttttttttttttttattttatttttatttttatatctataaTCACAATTAGGGAATctataaatccctaattagggattcgaaactcaaaaattcccaaatcacaaatcattgcacaatgttactttaaggattaaaaaatgccaaaaaactgcccaaattgatatgaatagataaggagagagagagagagagagagagagagagagagagagagagagagagagagagagagagagagagagagagagagagagagagactaagagGTAGATGgagcagagagggagagggagaggtgcagagagggagagggagagagatagatcAAGCGGAGAAGGAGAggcgcgagagagagagggagtcggCGGTGGGGAGAGGGAAAGGGCCGAATTAGGtagttttttttcttgctttcatAGAGACTCATTGGCAGCGCCCCGTTTTAGTTAGCGCTGGCAAACGGTCTTCCCCAACCGTGGGGAATGCCCAACTTTGTTGTAGTGGGTACATGAAAAGTTAACTaaatccaaaccatgcaaaatAGTGGGAGTTGCAgtaaatggtccacattcaactaaaacgAGGCACTAAGGTTGGTGGCTACAATCTTCCAAATGAAGAATGAGATGTATGCATCACCATCATCAAATGCATGATACAATCACAACTACACATCCATCCACATCATATAATCAACAACAAAATCTAATGAATATAAAAGCATCTTTTCAGTTTGATTGGACACAAATAATCTAATAGAGTGGCCCATCAACAATTGACCCTACGGATTAACGTCACATATCACTAAATCAGGTCCACATGTAGAAAGTGAAAACCCAATTacagcatttttattttttcatcagCATCTAATTAGTTTCCTATGAACAATGGCATGGATGGGACTTCCTAAGATATCGGTGTCAACACGAACATCTTGCATGCATGCGAAGCAATCGTGGGCTCGAATTTGTTCTTGTATGTCTTCTTCAACGTCTCATGCTGCATCCATAAATcaacataattatgtattagagatttttttatttttttttgtacgaatttttttttttaaaaaaaatcatgataagAAGTAGTGATGAGTAGGGATATCTAACACAACTATGATTAACTAAAACGAGATGAAGTCATTTTGGGGTCTACCAAACAACCCTCAATTAAAATTGAAATTACCTTCCAGAGATCTCTCACTTGGACCACCGTGTCTTGTGGGAGACCAAGGTCATCCCAGTGAGCTGGGATGCCATATGCAAAGAGTGCCCGATTTACAAAAAGCACAGCCATCCTATAGCCCGTCAAGGGTGCAGCCCAAACCTGTAAAAAGAAAGTCACATTATTCAATGTCCACTTTAAATAGTTCATGTTCAACAAAAGCTACATGCTTTTGAGGCAAGAGACAACGTACCTCACAATCTCCTATCATCCTAACCTTCTTCGCTTGAACGCCAAGAGGATCTACTCAACATTAATAGCACCAAATTCTTATGTTAGATACGATTTCACAAAGAGTAAAAAattacaattaaatataaaagtGTAGCATGTTTGCTTCATGCTTTAGGGACAACTAAAAGAAAAACATCACATTGGACAAAATATGTGAAATAGAATTCTAAATAACTTGATTGTTTTTTAATGGATATGTGGAAAAGTTGCGCCCAAAGTGTCTTTGCAGTTATACTGTTCCGTACTCTGGCCATGCGCAGGCACAGCGCAGCGGCGGTGTTCATGGGCAAGGGCGTTGTGCGCGCGGTTCCCAAATGGGCTCTTCTCTCATCTCATCGACTCTTTCCGACTCGTTCTTGGGCATCATGCACTGTGCTGCCCCCTGGCGTTCGCCCCATCCGGCGACGTCGCAGGGCGGAGACTGGCTGCCCGTGCGCCCCGCGCACGTTGCCGGCTAAAAAGCATTCGCTCCCCCGTCGAGGCGTGGACACGGTAGGTGGTTTATAGTAAAAAAGTGAGATCTTGTCTCTCAAAAGGTAGGGAAACCTACACCAATCCATGTAGCTAACATATATACCTTGGTTAACATCGATGACCTCCTTGTTGCCCAAGATTGCCAATGTTTCGTTACTAGCACTCCGTAGATCGCATCCAATTATAAGGGGAGCCTTAGAAATAGCCCAAATGCTGAAGTGGACTATGTACTCATCATTTGTCATCCCTCCATTTCCTATTTCAAGCATATCTGGATCTGATCAAACAAAATCCAGAAATATAAGTTGATATCTAAGAATAAAATAAGTAGAAATCATGAATTCCTTAATCGCGTAAGATTCTAACCATTCCAGCCACCAGGCCTTGCATACTCAGCATACACTTCATTTGCATCAGCTCTAGAAACCATGCTGTGAAACCAAAGACATTTTAATCAATCATATGATCCTTATGATTAAGAAAACAAGAGAAAAGCAACTCAATGAGGAATTTCAAGAGGTTTTAACCTGTCCCAGTTATCAACAATGTCCATAGTATTCCTCCAACTGTTTCCAACTCTATCGCCCCATAGAGCCGGGTGCATATCCCCCCTAATCAACGGAGGAAAATAGATGAAAAACACAATGGGAGAAGAAATTTAAAAGAGGTATGACATGCTTGTACTAATAAAGAATTACCATTCACAGAGAGAATAAAAGATTGGACGGCCCGTCTTCATTAGTGCtcgtgtcattttaggatatCTATTCCAAGAGTAAGAAGTAAATTTcatagaataaaaaagagctcCTCAAAATTGAAATTGAAAGTGAGTATAGTGTGCTTACCGAACTATCGGCTTAGTACCATCGAAGAAGCAATTATCATATTTTAAATAATCTATTCCCTGCAAAGTAGTTCATAAAATTGTTCAATTAGTTTAATTAATGGACGACCTTTAgtttaaagaaattcatgttttcaaattttaatacAATTGGAAAATAATGCTACAAATAAACTCAACTTAATATACATACCCATGAAGCAAAGGTCATAGCATCTCTCTCTTCATAATCAAGTGACCCTGGTTGAGTCTGGGTACATGTCTTATACCTGAAATTTTTGACCCATTACAAAGAGCAATAACCATCTTAGTCCTTTCTACCTCTTTTAAAGAATCATTAGATTTATTAAATGAGGAGATTTGAAATTCATTGATATCAAAAATCCTTAATCTAAATCCCTCATCCCAAACAGCGCTTAAGGAAATAAACCATTAAGGATTGGGACGCAGATACATGGTTCTAAAAGGTATAAATATCTATTAGAGTCACCACATCCTCTATTAACATCAACCTTAagtagaaaaaaaatgtaatgcgCTTACCCTGCAGACGAATAAATTCCGAGCTTAAGCCCCTTGCTATGTACATAATCTGCCAGAGCCTTAATACCCGATGGAAAGGTCGATTTTCTAGCAACAAAATTACCctgaaaattgaaattcaattccAAATTTTCAATTGGACAGTAAGTATCTTTAGAACATGTAACCAAAGAACTAAGAGATTTGAATACaaagttttaaaatgaaaaaagcAAACCTCTGAGTCACGATTCAACTCAGCCCAACAATCATCTGATAAAGGAAGAAATTGCAGACTTGATTAACCATTGTTCAACAATGCAAGTAGTTTTtgctaataaaaaataaaaattatgttgCAAGAACAAGATACCTAAATTAACATATTCATATCCAAGCTTGGAAAGGCCAGTTGATACCAAAGCATCGGCTGTGTTACAATGGAAAATAGCAGCAATTTAGTAAATTAATAAAAGCAGGGAAAGATTTTCAAAGCTCCAATTGAGCATTCGAAAGAACCACAAGATTCAGGTAATAATTCCTtacaagaaaggagaagaaaaaataaaatctagtaCTACATTTCGGCAAATACAAAACCACTTTATAAAACAAGAGACAAGGTTAAATAGATTCAGTTCACCAGTTTCTCTGACTATTGTCTCATTAATACCGCACCAGAAGTGATTCCAACTATTCCACCTGGAAAAGAAAAATGATTATAGTTACAATGATGGAAGAGATTCCTTTAAAATGGTAAGAACATATTTCATTTATAACTGCTATATATTTACTAACTTCAAGATCACTCCACAGTATCCTACCATTTCCCATAGTTTTGGTTTGTATATGTTAAAATATGTTTGGATCTTCAAGTCAACCAGACtcgactttaaaaaaaaaaaaaaacagcaatatATGTATGAATGGAtagtaatttgatactctggctgcatacTTGGGTCCGACGTGTTAACCATTAAGATAaatagagaaggagagggaggaagagagtttTACCCCATTGGAGGCGTCATGCCAACACCATTGGTGAGAAGATTTCGTCTAGTATCATTTTCTGAACGTAAAAATCTAGAAGCGGATACAGAGAAGGAAATGAGAAGAAGCAGAGAGATAAGGAGTTGAGAAGCTAAGTATCCCTTCATCTTTTTTTTCTGCTTATCCTGACCACCCTTTTACTCGTATCGTATCCACTGCTCCACTAAGACTGAGAATCACTGCATTTATAGAGGGAGGAAAGGAGAAGGGATGATTTCGGTGACCAGATTTGCCGAGATTGTTGAGTGCCGTTGCTTCTCGGGAACGATTTGGCTACTCCTccttacaccagccaatggctgatggtcggtgctatgtgggccccaccataatgtatttgtttcatccatgacgtccatctatttttacagatcattttaccgtatgattccaaaaatgagatatatccaactctcaagtagaccacattacaggaaacagtgttgaatgagggttgaccattaaaaacattttggggaccataaaagttttgggtcaatctgatctttgtttttttctcttcatctgggactgtatgacctaatcaacagattggatttcaaataaacagtaagtgggccttaggaggattttaatggtggatatccaagcttggtgtgatccacctgagatttatgttcCTCTCGTTTCTGGTATCAAGCCATATCATGAtctttaaaagtggatgaacggaatggatgaaacaaatacatcatggtggggcccacaaagcaccgaccaccagccacggagctctttggcagggggagtagccaatccgtttccttgctTATCACGTCCATGGCATTTCCTGTGCCTCCGGTTAACAAGATATGCTCGATTTCTCATGCCCATCCTACACAACATAACTTTTGACGTGTGAAACTTCTCTGACCTCTAAGTGATctatgttttagatccacacgGTCTATCAATTTCTActaatcattttaaagcatgagcttaaaaatgaagcacatccaaagctaaagtggaccacaccatggaaagttGTGAAGATTGAACAACAAGCGCTGAAACCTTCGTAGAGTCCactgtaaggtttatttgccatctaaccccttcatgaggtcacacagacatggatgaagggaaactcaTATATCGACTTGATCAGATCCTTCCGGTGGTGCCCACCTTAGACGAGTGTATTCTGtatcactctgtccatccgtttttccagataattgTAGTTCATTATCCAACCGATTGGTGTTCAGTGggctccattatgatgtatgtgttttatccacgccgtccattcatttggacagattattttaggacgtgAGATAAAAACTGAgctaaatccaaatctcaggtggaccacacaactggaaaacaatggtgattgaacccaaccattaaaaccttcttggggccacaaaagttttggacaagCTGATTCGTATGTTTTCCTCTCATGTAGATCTGTGTGATAGTGTAAATTCCACCTTATGGTACGGGGTTATATATCTACGATCATGGTGGACAACTGTATAGGAAAGGTCCACCGGGGATTACAGGTAATTATCTGAATGATTTCAATTGTATGCTCACATACATCCGATTACAAGCCTGCAAAATGGTCGGTAATATTCTCTAATTTTAATCATGCATTCCATTTTTCGTTACTTTAATCTAGTGGCTTTGATAATCCCATCATGGTAATTTTGGGTTATGAAAAATCTGCATTTCATGGTGTTGTTGTCCTGTTCAACTGTCATGGGTGACTGTAGGTGGGCCACTTGGTGCAACCATTAAAGAGATAATTTGATACTATGGAGGAGTATGGTTAGGATTGGTAATCGATATGcatttactaaaaaaaaaagaagtagatatGGGTTTATCCAGGGGAATTCTACATTTAATTCGGATATGCTTTTCAAACTTCAGTTGCCCATTATCCAGTATCACATCAACTTGATGATGTTTAACTGCATGAAGTAATTTCCCAtgggccatcaattggatggtcagtATTATCCCAGTGGGACCTCCCAAAAACACTGACACCATGTTATTGTAAGTCGGTGTATTTTGTAAATGGAAAAACAAACAAAGGGGCGGCAGCTCggtggcccacattgatgtttatgttAAATTCACCCTGACCACTCGCATCACttttcttggtggggcccacttttttattttttttggcagaAAAGAGTCTCTATTTCCATTAAAAAGGCTTTTACATGACTTTGGGCGGGCCTGACTACAAGAAGGGGAAGAGCCCGCCTATAGTGAGAGAACACTAAATACAAAAGAACCACTACGGCCAACGAAGAGTCAAAACTGAACCTAAAGTAGGATTATATATCTAATAGTTGGAACGTACTCTTCCAATGTTTCAAAAACCAAGATTCCCTTATCatgtattagaaaaaaaaaaagaagaaacaa
Coding sequences:
- the LOC131257892 gene encoding alpha-galactosidase 1-like — encoded protein: MKGYLASQLLISLLLLISFSVSASRFLRSENDTRRNLLTNGVGMTPPMGWNSWNHFWCGINETIVRETADALVSTGLSKLGYEYVNLDDCWAELNRDSEGNFVARKSTFPSGIKALADYVHSKGLKLGIYSSAGYKTCTQTQPGSLDYEERDAMTFASWGIDYLKYDNCFFDGTKPIVRYPKMTRALMKTGRPIFYSLCEWGDMHPALWGDRVGNSWRNTMDIVDNWDSMVSRADANEVYAEYARPGGWNDPDMLEIGNGGMTNDEYIVHFSIWAISKAPLIIGCDLRSASNETLAILGNKEVIDVNQDPLGVQAKKVRMIGDCEVWAAPLTGYRMAVLFVNRALFAYGIPAHWDDLGLPQDTVVQVRDLWKHETLKKTYKNKFEPTIASHACKMFVLTPIS